CGAAAGATTAGAAAAACGGAATGTTTTTTTGAAAAGATAAAACTCGAAATTCTTCCCGCGATCAAAAACCGCGGGAAGAATCGAAACAAAATTACTGATTACTTTTCGCGTTAGACGACATTTTCAAAAAGTAAGCATTGGTATCATACCAGAGTTGACCGAGATGAAGAGCGTTGGTCGCTTCCAAGTGATCGATTCCAGTAGTCAAAAGAGGAATAGAAGGCCCGCCTTTCCAGGTTCCCCATCTTTGAGAAGAATCCGGAACCACACCGTCGTTCGCGATGCTCATTCCGTAGAAAGGAGCTCCGATCGCACAGATTGGATAGATAATTCCCATCGCAGGATGTTGAATCAAATCAGGAACAGAAATTGTAGATCCGTAAGAGAAATATTTCACTCCGGAAACGTTCGGAGCCGCAGCGTTCAAAGCTTTCAAACCGTCAGTGGTCAGAAGTTTTAGGGCAGCCGTCGCATTTTGGCTGGAATCTCCGTAAACAAATCCGATTACCGCATTGAGCACTGTGGAAACATAAGGAAGCGCCCAACTAGGAATTACAGTCGCAACGATGTTTGCAACCGGGCTTCCTTGGTGAGGCGTGTTCAAAGTAGTGAGAGTCGCCACTTTGGAACTCATGGAAAGATTCGATACCATATAACGTGCATCCAGACCACCTTGTGAGTGACCGATGATATGCACTTTACCGGTGTAATTGTTTGCGGCCATTGCCGCGAGGATTGCAGTTTTTAACTGTGAGGCCCTGCTGGAGCTGGAGTTCAGCGCAGTTACGGAAGGAGTCAGTACGGTCGCACCTTGACTAGTCAGATACGCCGCGTTTCCACCCCAATAATCGATTACGGTGGAACCGTTTCCCCAACCGAACAAACCGTGAGCTAACACGATTGGATAGGACCCGGAAAGGGGCTTGCTGGTGGAGCCGCCGCCGGACGCAGATAGAACGCTTGTTATTAAAAAAACAAGCAATACGCTTAATATTCTCATCACTTTTTTCATTTTGTATTTACCTCGTGCTCTTTGGAAAGAGCGCAGGAAGCAAGATAATAAAGAATAAACGACATTCAAGAAAAAAATGTTAAGCGAAGTGAGTTATTTAATTTTTTATTAAATAACGTACGTTTGTTATATAAAATTTTTAGATAAGTTTTATATAATTAGAATATAAGTAAAATAGAATATTCTTCTGCATTTTTTGAATTGTATTGAGGCGAGGCGCTGTTTGGGTTCGCAAAAGATATCCCGTGGCGATTTTTACCACGGGATCCAGTTACAGAGGAGTCGATTTGCGCTGATTAGGAAGCAAGTCATAACTCGGTAGGGAGTTATGACAATGGATTCTATTTTTTAGAAATGTTTACTGATTGCTCTTCGCGTTAGACGCCATTTTAAGAAAATAAGCGTTTGAATCATACCAGAGCGAACCCATATAAAGAGTGTTCGGAGCTTCTAAGTGATCGATCCCAGTTGTGAGTAAAGGAATAGAAGGCCCGCCTTTCCAAGTTCCCCATCTTTGAGAAGAATCCGGAACTACGCCGTCGTTCGCGATGCTGAGTCCGTAAAACGGTCCTCCGATCGCACAGATCGGTTGTAGTAATCCCATGAGTGGGTGTTGGATTAAATCCGGAATGGAAATCGTGGAACCGTAAGAGAAATATTTCACCGAAGAATTGTTCGGTGTATTCGTGTTAAAGGTTTTCAAGGTTTCCGTTGTAAACATCTTGAGAGCGGCAGAAGCGTTCTGATTGGATTGACCTAAAACGATTTTTACAACAGATCCTACTACGATTGAAACCGAAGGAAGAAGCCAGCTTGGAATTACGGCTAACATGATGTTGGCGATCGGGCTTCCTCTGTGAGGAGTATTGAGGGTTG
This is a stretch of genomic DNA from Leptospira tipperaryensis. It encodes these proteins:
- a CDS encoding lipase family alpha/beta hydrolase, coding for MKKVMRILSVLLVFLITSVLSASGGGSTSKPLSGSYPIVLAHGLFGWGNGSTVIDYWGGNAAYLTSQGATVLTPSVTALNSSSSRASQLKTAILAAMAANNYTGKVHIIGHSQGGLDARYMVSNLSMSSKVATLTTLNTPHQGSPVANIVATVIPSWALPYVSTVLNAVIGFVYGDSSQNATAALKLLTTDGLKALNAAAPNVSGVKYFSYGSTISVPDLIQHPAMGIIYPICAIGAPFYGMSIANDGVVPDSSQRWGTWKGGPSIPLLTTGIDHLEATNALHLGQLWYDTNAYFLKMSSNAKSNQ
- a CDS encoding lipase family alpha/beta hydrolase, which encodes MRKVNLRILFVLAFLITNVTYASGGGSSSKPLSGSYPIILAHGTLGWGNGSTITDYWGGNAVYLRNQGATVLTPTVTSLESSSARAVQLKSQILAALAANNYTGKVHIIGHSQGGLDSRYMIANLGMASKIASLTTLNTPHRGSPIANIMLAVIPSWLLPSVSIVVGSVVKIVLGQSNQNASAALKMFTTETLKTFNTNTPNNSSVKYFSYGSTISIPDLIQHPLMGLLQPICAIGGPFYGLSIANDGVVPDSSQRWGTWKGGPSIPLLTTGIDHLEAPNTLYMGSLWYDSNAYFLKMASNAKSNQ